From Amycolatopsis sp. WQ 127309:
CGGCGACGGACCAGCCCCGGTCCCGTTGCGCCACGGCCAGTTCCAGCACGACCACCGCCACTCCCGCGGTGCCCGGCTGGGAGACGTGCACGACCTTCACCGGAGCCCGCCCCGGCGCAGCTCGGTCAGCGCGGTGCGCTGGAGCAGCACGGTCACGCCGGTGTAGGCGGCGGCGAGTACCGCGCCTTCGGCGAAGGCGCCCGGCAGCGAGTCCGCGGGCCCAAAGAACCCCGCGTGGTCCAGGAGCAGGGCGGGCACCGCCCCGGCGGCGCAGGCGCCCAGCACCCGCGCGAACACCCCCGCCAGCTCGGCCGGCGGCGGGGCCACGCCGAGCCCGGCCAGCACCCGCCAGGCGAGCGGCACGACCAGCCACGCCGCCGCGAACTGGACGGCGGCGACGGCCTCGATCCCCGCGTGGGTCAGCAGCACCAGCCCGGCCACGAGCAGGACCAGGTGGGTGCTCTCGAGCGCCAGGTACCGCCGGACCTGCCCGGTCGCCTTCACCGCCTGGTACCAGACCTGCAGCAGGCAGATCCCCGCGCCGTAGCCGGCCAGCAGCACGAGCGGGCCGGCCGCGGCCGCCCAGCGCGCGCCCAGCAGGACGACGCGGTCGGCGAGCACGGCCAGCGCGACGTAGAGGCCACCGGTGATCACGAGCACCGCGCGGGTGAACCTGGTGACCGCCCAGGCCAGCGGTCGGCCGTCGCGCCGCAACCGCGTGAAGACCGGGAAGGCCACCGCGCCGAGCACGACCGCCACCATGATGTACGGCACCCAGGCGAGCCGGTAGGCCAGCGAGTAGACGCCGACCGCGGCCGGACCCAGCACGTGCCCGGCCGCCAGGTAGTCGAGGTTCACCAGCAGCGCTCCCACGACGGCCGCGGGTCCGACGACCGCGATCCAGCGCAGGGCTTCCCCGGCTGCCGCGGTGTCCCAGCACGGCCGCACCCCGCCGCCGGCCAGTGCGCCGAGCAGTGGCTGGGCCACCGCCGTGCCCACCAGGCCGAGCACCAGCGAGGCGGGCCCGGCGCCGGCGACGGCGAGCCCGACGGTCAGCGCGGCGCCCAGGACGGCGCTGCCGCCGTCGGGCAGCATCCGCCGCCGGAAGTCCAGCTCGCGGTGCATCAGTCCCATCTGGACGCCGCCGGCGGCCGAGAACGGCAGGCCGGCTGCGGCCAGGCGGACCAGGCCGGCGGCGTCCGGCACGCCGAGCACCGCGGTGATCGGGCCCGCGGCGGCCACGAGCGCGAGCGCCAGGACCAGGCCGGCCCCCACACTCATCGTGAGGACGGTGCCCGCCATCCGGCGCGGATCGCGTCCGGTGCGGCCGAGCACGTCGTAGACGCCGATCGACTGCACCACCTGGCCGAGGTTGACCAGGGACACCGCCAGCGCCACGACCCCCAGCTGTCCCTCCGTCAGCACGGCCGCGAGCACCAGCGTGACCAGCATCTGGCTGCTCTTGCTCACCAGGTTGACGACACCCAGCCACAAGGAGCCGCGGACCGCGCGCGTGCCGAGCTCGCCGGTCATCCGGTGCTCCCGGCCGCGACCGGCCGGGCGGCGCGCACCCCGGTCAGCCGGACGGCGGCGAACACCAGCAGGCACCAGGAGACCACCACGGCGACACCGTCGAGGGTGACCGCCGCCCGCGCCCCGAACGCCGTCACCACGGCCGAGTCCACTGTGTACAGATGGGCGAACGGCACGGCCAGCGCGAGGACCGCGAGTCCGGCCGTGCCCCAGCCGGGCTCGGACCGGTGCCGCCACCACAGCGCGGCGACCGCCGCCGTCGCGGGCACGGCGATCAGCACGTCCCCGGGCTGGTGCACCACGCACACCACGACCGCCAGGCAGGTGAGCAGATCGGCCACCGGTGCCGCCGCGGCCCGGTCGAGCCGCCGGACGAGCAGCGCGCTCACGACGAGCACACCGGCCAGCACCACCACCTCGACGCCGGCGGGCACCCAGCCGGTGACGCGGAACAGCACGGCGGCGACGTCGATGCGTTGCGCCGTCAGGGAGTCCACGGCGCCGTAGTCGGTGGCCCTGGCGTGCGTGAGGTTCGCGACGACGACGTCGGCGAACGGGCCGATCCCGCCGCCGCGCACCACCAGCAGCAGCACGACCGGCAGGCTCGCGGCCGCCGCGAGCGCGGTCCCGGCCAGCGCCACCCGCCGGGAACCGCGGGCGAACAGCAGGACCGCCAGCGGAAAGCCGTACTGCGGTTTCAGCCACGCGAGCGCGAGCGCCGCGGCGGCCCACCCCGGGCGGTCCCGCCGGGCCAGCAGCGCGCCCGCCGCGCCCAGCGCCACCAGGGGGTTGACCTGGCCGACGTAGAGCTGCGCCTTCCCGACCTGGCTGGTCACCAGCAGCGCCGCGACCACCACCGTGGCCAGGGCGAACGGGACGGGCACGAACCGCCGTGCCGCGTGCGCGGCCAAGGCTGCGAGCGCGATCAGCAGCAGCAGGGAGAACACCGCGAACGCCACCGCGCCGACGCGGTAGCCGGGCAGCACGAACGGCAGGTGCAGCAGCAGGTGGTACGGCTGGTAGAGGTTGAAGTCCTGGTGCACCGGCCAGTGCGCGAACATCGCGGCCGGGTCGTAGGGATCGCCGCCGGCGAGGAACTCCCGGATCGGGAAGTACAGCGCGTCGCGGAAGTCCTGCAACCGTTCCTCGGCCAGGTCGGCCGCGGTCGGCAGCGGAACCCGCCACGACGGCGCGAGGGCGTGCCAGGCTCCGACCGAGCCGGCGAGCGCCGCGACGACCAAGGCCACGCGTTGTCCCGGAGTCATCCCTGAACCGCGGGTGGCGTGCTGTTCCGCACTCATGCCAGCACCACCGCCACGAGCACGGCGTCGGCCGGGAGCACACCGACGGCCGCGGTCAGCTCGTCGTACCGGTGCCGTCCGGTCGCCGCCACCGCGACGACCGACGTGCCGTCACCACTTCCGCCGTCCGGGAGCGCGGCCGCCAGCTTGGCGGCCGCCTCGGCGAGCCCCGGACCGACCGGCAGCACCCGGAGCGGCCGGCCGGCCGCGTGGCCGAGGAGGGCCAGCCGGTCGGTGGCCGCCGGGTCGTGCCCGTGCACCACCGCCACGGGACGGTGGATCCCCGCCGCGGCCAGCGCGCGGCGCAGCGCGCCCGTGCCACCGCGCGGCCTCGCCGGTGCCGACCGGCGCACGGCCGCCGTGGCGAGCCCGGCGGCCACGGCCGCGACCAGCGCCAGCCCGGTCACCAGCGGTGCGTCCGGAGCCACCGCGACCACGTCGGGCCGGGGATCCAGTACGCGCAGCCGTCCCACCGGTGCCAGCAGGTTCGCGTCGATCATCGCCTTGCCCAGCGCGGTCGCCGTCGCCCCCGCCTGCTGCGCCGACGGCGCGCGCACCGACAGGCGGGCGAGCCCGGAGGCCGGCACCAGCTCCACGGACACCCGGTCCCCGAGGTCCTCGGGCGGGTAGCCCGACGCCGGGGCCGCCGCCTGCAGCACCGACGGGCTGCGGGCCAGTTCCACCAGCGCGGGCAGCGCGAGCGAGACGACCTCGCCGTACTGCGGGGCCGCGCCGTCCACCCGGCCGGCGGCGGGCTCGGCCAGCAGGCTCACCCGGCCCTGGTACTCCTCGCCGCGCGTCAGGCCCACGAGCAGGACCAGCAAGCCGACCGTCAGCGCGACGGCGACGCTCAAGCCGATCGTGCGCCTCACCGGGCACCTTCCAAGGTCGTCCGGAGCAGCTCGTCGTAGGCCTTCATCAGTGTGTGCGGGTCGTAGTCGCGCTCGATGGCCCGCCGCCCCGCGGCGGCCGCGGAGTCCCGGGTGGACCGGTCGGACAGCAGCGTGTCCAGCGCGTGCGCCGTTGCCGCCGGGTCACCGGGTGGCACCACCAGCCCACCTCCGCCGGCCAGCACCTCGCGGACACCGCCGACGTCGGTCGCCACCACCGGCCGGCCGGCCGCCATCGACTCGAGCACCGCCAGCGGGAGGCCCTCCCAATCGCTGGTCAGCACCGTCACGTCGGCCGCCGCGAGCAGATCGGGCACGTCGGCGCGGGTGCCGAGGAACCGGACGCGGCCGGCCAGCGGCTCGCCGCGCTCTTCGAGTTCCGCGCGCAGGCTCCCGTCGCCGGCCAGCCACAGCACCGGGTCGCCCTCGAGCGCGGCCCAGGCGTCCAGCAGCACGTCGTGGCGCTTCTGCGGCTCCAGCCGAGCGAGGCAGAGCGCGACGGGCGTCCCTTCGCCGACGTCGAGCGACGCGCGCACCGACGCCCGGCCGAACACCGGCGGCCGCGTGAACACGGCGTTGCGGATCACCTGCGGCCCGCGCAAGCCCGCTGCGACCAGCCGATCCGCGGCGGCGGGGGAGACGGCCACGACGCGATCGGACGTGTGCCGCAGGATCCGGGCGGCCCTGCGGTACTCGTCGTCGGCGACGCCGTGGAAGACGCTCAGCAGCGGCCGCCGCCGCCCGGGGACGAGCGCGAGCCGGGCGACGAGGCTCGCACCGACGTTGTGGGCCAGCACGACGTCCGGGCGGAACCGCGACAGCGCGTGGCGCACCGCCCACGCCGCCCGTAGCACGCCGGCCTTGCTGCGGTGTGCGAGCGGAACGGGGAACGTCGCCGTGCCGCCTGCCGCCAGCGCGTCGGCCCGGAAGCCGCCGGCGCTGGCGACCGCGGACACCCAGCCGTACTCCTCGCCGCGCGCCACCATGCCGGCGACGAGCGTTTCGGCTCCGCCGGCGCCCATTTCACTGATCACGTGCAAGACACGCATCGGCACCTCCCTCTCCCCGGACCCGGGTCTCGGCCGCGACGGCGAGCGCCGCCAGCGACCACAACGGCAGGTAGTACTGCTCGGACAGGAACGTCGAGGTGACCAGCACGGCGAGCAGCGACGCCTGGATCGCGACGGCCTCCACGCGGGCCGGAGCAGCCGGGCCGGCCAGCCGGACCGTCCGTTCGCTCGCCACCGCGGCGACGCCGAGCACCCCGGCGAACAGGGCGAATCCCGGCAAGCCCAGCTCCGCGGCCACCTCGAGGTACATGTTGTGCGCCACCGGGGTCTGCTCGTCGACCTCGGCGTCGTGCGACTCGGCGGCGTACTCCGCGCGGAACCCGCCCGGCCCGGCACCCAGCACCGGGTGGGCGGTCACCATCCGGGCCGCGGCCTGCCAGCGCAGCTCGCGTGTGTCCACATTGGACGCCGCGATGAAGGTCTTCTCCTGAACGGCCCGTTCGAGCTGCGGCCTGGCGAGCAGCAGCGCACCCAGGCCCAGCACGAGCAGCGACGCGGCCGCGGCACCGAGCAGCCGCCACGGCAGCACCCGGCGCACCAGCAGCCAGCCGACCGCGGCGGCCAGCCCCAGGGCGCCGCCCCGGGAGAACGTCGCCACCGCGCCCGCCACCAGGACGGCTCCCGCGATCGCCGGGGCGACGCCGGAGAACCGGTGACGCGGCCCGGGACGGGCGACGGCGAGCAGGGGGACCGCCGCGACGAGGAAGTAGGCCAGGTCGTTCGGGTCCGGTTGCGGGCCGCTCGCGCGCGCCTGTCCTTCGACCACCAAGCTGTACAGCGCGCCGGCACCGGCGACCGTGGCCCCCGCGGCCATGGCCAGCAGCACGTCGCGGATCGGTACCTCGCGGCCCGCGACGTCCGCGAGCGCCGCCGTGACCACCAGGAACGGCAGCCACCGCACGGTGTATTCCACGGTGAACGCACCCGCCGAATGGGCCGCGGCGGTCGTCGCCACCACCACCGCGAGCGCGGCGAGCACCGCGTACAACGGCGTCGGCCGCAGGAGCCGCCGCTGCCGGGCTCGCACCGCGAGCCACGTCACGACCAGCAGCGCGGGGGCGACCTTGCCGAGCTGCGCGTGCACGGCCGCCAGATAGCCCTCGACCGGTGCCAGCGCGACCGTGGCGCACGCGAGAACCCGAAGCGGCGACGCCCCACGCGTGCCGCGGCCGGCGGGCAGCACGACCGAGAACGCGGTCACCTCCCGGCGCCCAGCCGCGTGACGGCACGTTCCCGCCGCACTTCGGTGCGGCTGACGTGGTCACCGGTGCCGACCACGTCGAAGTGCTCTCGCAGCGTGGCCAGGACCCAGCCCAGCCAGGCGGCTTTCCGGCTGCCCGGCGCGGCCATGCCGGGGAAGAACTCCATTCCGGGAGCGTCGGTGCCGCCGAGGACGTCGGTGGGGTGCAGCAGCAGCGACGGTGCGACGCCGCGGGCGAGGCACAGCCGCAGCGCCGCCCGGAAGTACCCGCGGGCCAGCCGCGGGGACAGCTCGTGCAGCTGGAGCAGGTAGGACCCGTGGATCGGGGTGCGCAGCAGCGGCATCGTCGTCACCGGGAGCTCGACCAGCGCACTGCCTTCGACCGTTCGCCAGCGGTAGGGGTGCACCGGCGCCAGCACCCGGGAAACACCGCCGAACAGGTCACCGCGCCCGTCGTCGGCGGCGCCCGCGGGAACCGTCCGGTTGTGGTAGACGCGGGCCAGCGGGCCGATCCAGGTCGGCAGCGTGCTGGCGTCGTAGACGTAACCCCGTTCCGCCAGCAGTTCGACGAGGTCGCGCGTGAGGCTGTAACCGGGGCCGCGGAAGCCGACGGGCCGGGGCGCGCCGGCCGCGATGATCGCGACCTCGGTCCGGCTCAGCTCGTCCTCGAGCCGGTCCCGGGAATACCGGTGCAGCCAAGGTTCGTGGCCGAAAGAGTGGTTGGCGACCTCGTGACCCGCCGCGGCGATCGCGTTGACCGCCTTGGCGCCGTCTTCGCGCACGACGTCGGCGCCCACCGCGAACACCGTCGTGGTCAACCTCTGCTCGCCGAGGATCTCCAGCAGCCGGGGTACGGCGGAAGGCAGGAAACTGGGGTAGCCGCGCCAAGCGGAGTCGCCATGGGTCTTGAGGTACGCCCAGAGGTTGTCGAGATCCACCGACACGCTCGCGAGCGGCCGGGCGGTCACCCGGCCTCCCCGGCGACGGTCACCGCGCGGCTCCGATGGCCCAGCACGAGCACGCCGGCCACCACGACGGTCAGACCCAGGACGACCGCCGGGCCGCCACCGTCGACGACGCGGTCGCCCAGCGCGGTGATGCCGGTGACGGAGGCCAGCACGATGGTCGTGGCGTCCGCCGTCGTCACGACCGTGGCCGCCGGGCCGCGCTGCAGGGCTACCGCCATCGAAGCCTGCCCGAGCACCGCGGCGAGCACCATCAGCCAGGTCAGCGGGCTCGCCGGGAGCGCGAGGAGATCGAGGTGGGCCAACGATCGGCTCGCCACCGCCACGACGGCGAACGCCACCCCGGAGAGGACCGCGGGCAGCAGGAA
This genomic window contains:
- a CDS encoding polysaccharide deacetylase family protein codes for the protein MTARPLASVSVDLDNLWAYLKTHGDSAWRGYPSFLPSAVPRLLEILGEQRLTTTVFAVGADVVREDGAKAVNAIAAAGHEVANHSFGHEPWLHRYSRDRLEDELSRTEVAIIAAGAPRPVGFRGPGYSLTRDLVELLAERGYVYDASTLPTWIGPLARVYHNRTVPAGAADDGRGDLFGGVSRVLAPVHPYRWRTVEGSALVELPVTTMPLLRTPIHGSYLLQLHELSPRLARGYFRAALRLCLARGVAPSLLLHPTDVLGGTDAPGMEFFPGMAAPGSRKAAWLGWVLATLREHFDVVGTGDHVSRTEVRRERAVTRLGAGR
- a CDS encoding O-antigen ligase; the protein is MTAFSVVLPAGRGTRGASPLRVLACATVALAPVEGYLAAVHAQLGKVAPALLVVTWLAVRARQRRLLRPTPLYAVLAALAVVVATTAAAHSAGAFTVEYTVRWLPFLVVTAALADVAGREVPIRDVLLAMAAGATVAGAGALYSLVVEGQARASGPQPDPNDLAYFLVAAVPLLAVARPGPRHRFSGVAPAIAGAVLVAGAVATFSRGGALGLAAAVGWLLVRRVLPWRLLGAAAASLLVLGLGALLLARPQLERAVQEKTFIAASNVDTRELRWQAAARMVTAHPVLGAGPGGFRAEYAAESHDAEVDEQTPVAHNMYLEVAAELGLPGFALFAGVLGVAAVASERTVRLAGPAAPARVEAVAIQASLLAVLVTSTFLSEQYYLPLWSLAALAVAAETRVRGEGGADACLARDQ
- a CDS encoding glycosyltransferase → MRVLHVISEMGAGGAETLVAGMVARGEEYGWVSAVASAGGFRADALAAGGTATFPVPLAHRSKAGVLRAAWAVRHALSRFRPDVVLAHNVGASLVARLALVPGRRRPLLSVFHGVADDEYRRAARILRHTSDRVVAVSPAAADRLVAAGLRGPQVIRNAVFTRPPVFGRASVRASLDVGEGTPVALCLARLEPQKRHDVLLDAWAALEGDPVLWLAGDGSLRAELEERGEPLAGRVRFLGTRADVPDLLAAADVTVLTSDWEGLPLAVLESMAAGRPVVATDVGGVREVLAGGGGLVVPPGDPAATAHALDTLLSDRSTRDSAAAAGRRAIERDYDPHTLMKAYDELLRTTLEGAR
- a CDS encoding glycosyltransferase 87 family protein, translating into MALVVAALAGSVGAWHALAPSWRVPLPTAADLAEERLQDFRDALYFPIREFLAGGDPYDPAAMFAHWPVHQDFNLYQPYHLLLHLPFVLPGYRVGAVAFAVFSLLLLIALAALAAHAARRFVPVPFALATVVVAALLVTSQVGKAQLYVGQVNPLVALGAAGALLARRDRPGWAAAALALAWLKPQYGFPLAVLLFARGSRRVALAGTALAAAASLPVVLLLVVRGGGIGPFADVVVANLTHARATDYGAVDSLTAQRIDVAAVLFRVTGWVPAGVEVVVLAGVLVVSALLVRRLDRAAAAPVADLLTCLAVVVCVVHQPGDVLIAVPATAAVAALWWRHRSEPGWGTAGLAVLALAVPFAHLYTVDSAVVTAFGARAAVTLDGVAVVVSWCLLVFAAVRLTGVRAARPVAAGSTG
- a CDS encoding oligosaccharide flippase family protein, whose amino-acid sequence is MTGELGTRAVRGSLWLGVVNLVSKSSQMLVTLVLAAVLTEGQLGVVALAVSLVNLGQVVQSIGVYDVLGRTGRDPRRMAGTVLTMSVGAGLVLALALVAAAGPITAVLGVPDAAGLVRLAAAGLPFSAAGGVQMGLMHRELDFRRRMLPDGGSAVLGAALTVGLAVAGAGPASLVLGLVGTAVAQPLLGALAGGGVRPCWDTAAAGEALRWIAVVGPAAVVGALLVNLDYLAAGHVLGPAAVGVYSLAYRLAWVPYIMVAVVLGAVAFPVFTRLRRDGRPLAWAVTRFTRAVLVITGGLYVALAVLADRVVLLGARWAAAAGPLVLLAGYGAGICLLQVWYQAVKATGQVRRYLALESTHLVLLVAGLVLLTHAGIEAVAAVQFAAAWLVVPLAWRVLAGLGVAPPPAELAGVFARVLGACAAGAVPALLLDHAGFFGPADSLPGAFAEGAVLAAAYTGVTVLLQRTALTELRRGGLR